The Solanum pennellii chromosome 11, SPENNV200 sequence TGACAGGATATTCATCCATGTCAACATAATTTTTGTTAATGGAATCCATCATCAATTTGTCACATTCTGGTTCCATCCATGTTGTCACAAAAGATGCCAAATTCAACCTTGGATTTCCATCTAACATAAGTTCATCATTTATAATTTGATAGGCTGCTTCCTTTGGTATTGAATTTTCTGGcatcttaaacctaaaaaattaaaaaaattagatccaaaaaaaatattaaattgaaaagaaactataGTTTTAAggatatatacaaaagaatataATAGATTTGTGTTGATACAACAAAAGTTATTTAAACGATCTATTCTTTTGAGAAGTACTTTTTCGAGTGTTTGATTGATGAgtgaaaaacattttttgaGAAAACACAATTTTTAAGAAAGATGTAATATTATTAGCAAATCAGATAGTGTATTGATGAAATTTGAGAGAGCTTGGACTTTATGTGGTCTGAATTTGAATTAGTCGtgaatcaaaaataaatatatcaaataaatatgacATGAATTTtaggaagaaaagaaagaacgTAGAATTTTGTGGTCTAaatatgtcaaatgtatcaaaatatcatttaattttattgtcTTAATTAAACATGACAATCGACACATATTAAAGAGTTggcaaaaacaaaaagagacaTTTTTTTTCCGactatcaaaaaataaaagatacaaATTATAAAGTAACTTATTTTGCTacaatttatttaagaaaatattttctgtcGTACCAAAACACATATGAATAACTTTTATtgctaaacaataaaaaaataaacaatagatCATGATCATCGATTAacaaataattcatttttagctACGAACTATTTAACAACAAATTACGTATTATCAATACCTTGGAAGAGAAGTTCGAACATATCGAGATGCGAAAGTCGAGTGAACGGACAAGTCAGTTTCCGATGCTATCTTGGACAGAACCATGGTGGCGTAGTGGTGGTACTACGACGGAGAAGATCAAAGAGTAAAGCAAAAGagagaaaatggagaaaaaaagaagatattttttttttcttgaagaagaaatGTATAAGAAGAGTcactatatataaaataatgaaatttggaACATGTGGAAGGACTAACAAGTCATTATTGAAACTtagaatttaagttatatataaatCTAACTAACATCGTcgattttttgttttgttgtagcagataatttatcttatttttaaaattataaatttaatatttaagtaGATTTATtggtaaataattttaaaactatttgatagtataattttatttactcCAACAATGTGTTAGgttgttgattttgatttttataagtCATATTATTCActatagaaaataaaagagatattaaatgattataaattatttttcaggtgaaaaaaattaaatcaatataattatattcaaaatcGCTAAATTTCTAATGACATTATCTATATAAAATACTACTTATGACTTATAAATACCTATACTATTTATTATTGTAGTGATAGAAAATAGTCTCATTCAAAAAagttaattacatttttttaaaggtagcaatataattattatgagAATTTTAATGCAATTAAAGGTAAGAATAAGCTGATTAACAATCTGGACTTTTAACTTTATAAGTTGTAAATGTAATGATGCTGCTAAAAGTATATTATAAagattttgaattataaaaaattccacaaattaattttagatattaataattaataatactCCACATATACTACTAGCTTTTGTACTTCAACTACGTAATCATTTAttcaaagaataaataatttcaatataatagctttatttgaatatattttttagttggAATGTTACAAACATGTTATTGGAATTCCAGATATTTTTtctgacttttttttaattaaaaaaaaatcgataAATTGATTGTTCACTTGCTTTTTTAGGTTTCTCATGATTAATTTTTCCACGCACATAATTTATTGAGTTAAATGTAAATATTAATcatcgaaaaaaaaaaagtcatttatCATGATTTGGTTTACACAAATCCAAATATGCACATACTTcaaaaatcttataatttattaagtgacaaaactataaaaaatttaaaaatcttataatatttattttcaagaaataagtaaaataattaaattaaatgaatttttacTTCATTGGAATATGTGCAACGTCGGTGATACGATAATACCTCCCCACATGTTACAAAAGAATCTATATGTATCgatttttattctaaaaaatattccatttaaatttgataaaaagaaaagtggaccaatcaaaaattaaaacaattatacgataccaaaataatttatttgaaccAGTCACTCAAGAACCATTAAATTATCAGTTTGATTCCTCCACctaactcattattttcataattaaataatgtcTCAAGTTCCATTGGTACATATATATTCTCACTACAACAAATAAGAGAGATTATATGCAAACtatttaacaataataatagggataatgcacaaataccctctcaacctatgcccgaaatctcagattcacacttatactatactaaggtcttattacccctgaacttattttattaataattttctaccccttttcgacctataTGGCACTATTTTGTGgacccaacgctggttgacttttttttttcaagatagtgccacgtaggccaaaaagggtagaaattacttataaaataagttaagggggtaataggaccttagtataatataagtgtgtctctgtaatttcggacataggttgagggggtacttgtgcattttcccataataataaatataagtattaATAATCAATATCTCACACTAATATCACTAAAAGTTTTAGCGATtcttgatataataatattaactgAATATTTTAATAGCAATAAATATTATccttagaagaaaaaataacaatcaCAAATGGTCTATTTTGTGGTAAGATCTTGTTGTATgcttttcctattattttttccctcttaactaaacaaaaaattatcttaaaaatggaaaagaattattcttttagttttttaaaaaatgagtgAACTTCTTTACCCAAGACATAAGaaaagtatatgtgcataaagataatattaataagttcaaaaattgatttatatCTACTTTGGTCAATAGTGGAGGactaattaataaataacatGGCCTAAGTTCATGCCAAACTAtcattatcatttatttatttaattaaaataattttactttatacAAGACACCACTTGCTTTGTTGATGCCTTGATTGAAGGAGACAAGTGCCAAATTTCtaaaagacaaaagaaattgTAATAATTGTACACTTAAGGTGTGGCTTTCAAGATTAGTGAGATGAAAAGTAAATTATGTGAGAttaaacattttttcttttaaaaagtaaattatgtgagattaaacattttttcttttaaaaaaagctAAATGATAACTCTTTTTAATTGATCGAAATTTTGATGAGTGAAAATTTGACACTTGtataatgaaattattataGAATGAAAATTTGACACTTGTATGATGAAATTATTATagaatgaatttaaattttttataattaaaatgtcTGTAAATTTATTAGAATTCAGTTATTGTGATGTTCGTGACACGAGGTAAatcgaaaaaaaatttatatatatgtaatattttaaGTGAATTTTATGTAGAAAGTAGGTAGTAGCAAGAAtcctattttttgttatattttttaatataatattgactattgagaaaatttttataatttaaagttCAACTAATTAAAGGAATGTTGGACTTTGAAATGTttcatttgtatatttttttcctttctatatCATTACACCAAAACGCGTACGTACGTGTTCACATATGATtggtaaaaatatattattttctaacaaaaaattaattaattaaaaaagacactagaaaagataattaaaaaacaaagtCGAAAAGTAGCATCAGATGATGCAATGAATAACGTGGATGATTTAATATTGAAAGTGACCAATATAGTCTTTTGATTAAACGTATCGAGTTTGaacataaaatgtaaaaaactcctattaaaacataaattttagaaaataaatttttcataatgCAAATATAAATTAGTCAGGTAAGTAATACTTAGATATATAGATGAAAAAACTTAACTGAATGACCTTTGGAGAGAGTATATATCACTTTATCGATTAATTAAAAGTGTCAAGTTTGAATATGTAAATAACAATACCCTTAATAAAAAAGTAAGGTTCTTAACTAATTCAATGGATCCTACACGATAAGatactaatttaaaatattcaaataattatcaaaattcaaataactatataagaaataaaattttatattagaagTCAAGTTTGAACTCACTACGGGCTTAGAAATTTCCACAAGCCAACTTCAATACATGGTCCATCTTACAATTCCGATATAGAGTTTGAATACAACCTTTCGTCTTCTTCTCCTTTACGGTGACATGAATCACGTTATTGTATAAtctaaacaataataaaaatatcttattttttaagtttgataattcttattatatatacggtttgaatttatttttacaattttaataATGTTTTTGAGAGTCCGGAGctaaaagagtaaaaaaaattgttaaaaattccaaaagagtaatattaatttttttaatgaaaacggcaaaatcggtcaaagcaaaatcgctgctgtAGCAGCAATTTCTtaaatttccatttttaaagaaaaaaaattgaaacaagtCGCTCCAAATGAaggattttcaaaattaaaaaaaaattataatttttttagtaagtCGCTGCTTTTCAttaaactttcttttttttgatttatttttaaaaaaattaaaatcaaatcttggtgaaatcgctgccaaggcagtcatttttaattattttttttaaaattaaatcgtTGCAAAGGAAGCAAtttacacttaatttttttttgaaaaattaattaaatcggCTAATTTTTTGCAgcgatttaattaaattttcaaaaaaaaattaagtgtaaatcgctgcctttacaatgatttgattttttttaaaaaaatttaattaaaaatcgctgccaatgattttaaaaaattaattttttaatcattttaatatttttttaaataaagcaaaaaataaaaaaaattgcagcgacttattaaaaaattataatttttttttatttttaaaatcgcTCCATTTGGAACGacttgtttaattatttttttttaaaaaagcaaatTTAAGAAATCGCTCCTATTgtagcgattttgctttttcagaTGAACAAAATTACTACATCGTGAGCGATTATAccgttttgattttaaaaaaaattaatatacccttttaaaaattttaactatttttttacctttttaactCCGCActcatatttttgatatatcaCGAATATTTATGTTCTGACGAtgaaatatttgtataattagaaGTATTTGAAATCGTTAATTTACTGTATATGTGATGTTAACTTGGTCCATTTGGGAAGTTCTAGAATTCTATTACAaaaatatctcaattttttatttgacttaATTGGAAAtgtgaaaggaaagaaaaataaaaggagttATAATGGAGTTGGCCAGACATGATGAAAAGTTAATGGCAACAATAATTTACACTTTCCTTCTTTGTTTGGACATTACattcaataattttgaattatattccttacatatataaaagggaaaaagggacaaatatatttccgaaatattattattgtatgtaGATATCTTTCGTCATATTTTAAGGATATTGACGTCCCTGTCGTCCAAAAATTAGAGCGTATATGCCCTTCAGTCTAACAGAAGACTAAACTGAGGACACGTAACACAATCTTATTCATCGATCCGATGTCGGGTcaatggataagattatgacacatgTATCTCTgttagtataaagggtatatatgttctagtttttggacgatAGGGGCATCAATGTCCCTAAAGTATGACAGAGGGTgtctgcataccatttacgatagttcaggggtatatttgtcatttttccctatataaaaacaaaaaatatatatattcttaaatgTGATTTCTTTCCtaatttatagaattcatttACAATTTTATCAGATTAATTCAAATTCGCCTGGTGTATAAGTTTCATTAAGTTTTTTTCCTTATCGTTAAAATTAGAGATTTCTGCTCCAGTATGAAATAATCATATCGACTCACCGTAATTTTGGGTGATTGTTGTAGTGAAGTTGAGTTCTTTATTGATGAGTTTATCACTTGCCACCAAAAAGGACAGATAATAAATTAAGAGCATATTTTTTACTTGACGTgaattcaaattaatcaaattaaaatatatcggCTACCTAATGAAAAATTCTAGCATTCATCTGTGTCCATGTTACCGGCTACCAAAATGGAGTTAAAAGGATCTTTAGTTTTAGTTCAATGAATAAATAGGaccatatatattataattttcgAAATATCATAGTAgtttttttccccaaaaaattaaaataccttTCAGTTAGAAGCATTTTTACTCTTACTTGACGTGAATTCAAATTAGTGAATACCTAATGTAAAAAATCTAGCATTCACATGTCCATGTTActtgcattttattttttttttggaaaaaaaaactatttaatCCAATTAACACACATGTTTACGTAAGAATCTTTTCATGTAAGAGGTTAATTATAATGAGTCCTAAGAGACCAGGTTGACGAAAGAAGAATCGGAGAGAGGTGATTAGAAATGGGTGACTATAGTAGGACCTAGGAGAGGTAGAGGTTGACTAAAGAAGGATCGGGCAGATGTGATTAAATAAGAAATGTCACACTTATAGCTTACCGAGGATACAACTCTATACAGAAGGATATGGAGGTCGAGAAGGTTGACGAATAAAGATTGGAAAGAGGTGATTAAACAAGACATATCACACCTACAACTTAACGGACCATGACTCTAAATAGAATTTCACGGAATATATTATCGACTTATCGTTGTTGTTGGTATAACTTAAATCAACTTGCCTGGGAACCACTTAGGACAGTTTACTAATAACTAATGACATTCTAGATACAAATGGCAAATATGAAACATTACACactaattttattttgcatAAAAAATCATCTGAAAATTCAAAGTTTATTTTCCAATGAGGGGAACAAGAACACACTAATCCAGGGTTAAGTGTGGATTAGTGAATAATGATGCACTACAGCCATAATACAACAACGACACCTTAATCCCAAACAAGTTCAGATCGTCTATATGAATCGATCCTCAAAGTTCTAGCAAAATGTCTTTCTCCTCTAAGCGGAAACCTATCCTGAGAGaacagataaaaaaaaagagtcaaagAAAGAACTAAACTGATTATAACAAAAGGCCGCTAGACACGCTGTCTAGAGGTATAAATTCgattaaaagaaatgatgattATAAAGCAGCATAACAgtgatatgaaaattttaatgaatgaaGGGTTGATCAGAAGTCTTTTGAAGTTGAAGGGCTGAAAAGCTATGTTGCTTGAGATGATAAAGTTTTCGATCAGAAAAACGTACACTTATATCTTTGCTTTTAGAAGTCTAGCTTTCAGCTCATCAGCCACAGCATCGATGAACTCTTCAGTGTTCACATATTGACGTCTAGTGACCCTGTAAGGTATCAATGACACGCAAATATGATGACGACAACACAAAGGGCTAACATCAGAACACGAAATACTATGAATAAGAAAAACAGTAGGGATCTCACTTCGATCCGTGGATAATAAGTGCTAGATCTTTTGTCATTTTCCCGTTCTCCACTGCACCAATGCAAGCTGCTTCTAGTTTTTTGGTGAAATCCAAGAGTTCAGTATTGTTGTCCAACTTTGCCCTGTTAAACATAATGATTATTTGTTCGGTACTTCTATCATTAAAAATCTAAGTGCATCCTCGAGTATGAGCGGTGCACAATCTGAAACTCGATGGACAATGGACCTGCCTGTGACAATGGTCTGAATCCATGGTGTGCGCCTAATCCACACATCACGTGACCAAAGTCCTGGGGGCACTAAGCAGAGCAAATTAGGTACCAGAATGTCCTACCTATGTGCAAGTCCACGAGTCCAAGCAAAAATCGAGGCAATGCTATTTGTGCTGGTTTCACCTCCTTTCTGATGAACCCTGTAGTGGCGTGTAACAGTTCCAtgggctgcttctgcttccacGGTCTTTCCATCTGGACATATCTGCACCAAATATACCAACCCGATTTGAATCCAAAATAAAGTCGCAAGACAGCAACGAAGCCAAAATGATCCAACAAACGATAAGTTTTATTTTCTAGAAAACTTTAAGACCTTCTGCATCTAAGCATGGATTTCCCGAATAATCATATGAAATCACGACACAAGGACTCGACATTAAAGAAACTGGGAGCAGCAGGGGAAAATGGAAGCAAGTAAAAAACATACCAGGATCGATGTCATCAATCCAAGCGATCCAAATCCTATTCAAGCAATAAACAATATAAGAACGATTACGAGCATTGAAGTAGGTAGCAAAAGTGAAAATTGAACACGTAAACTTTTTTCATATTGCAAGTCCAAAATGTATTATAGATGATTTATAAACCGTTAGCAAGCAGGCAAGCATACCTTGTGCTAAGAAATCACTCTGTACATCTCCATCATAGTTTTTACATGCCCATACATAACCACCGTCACTTTTTAAAGCATAAGCAACCATATCATCAATGAGGCGATGTTCGTACCTATTTTGATGAATTCAATCATTTAACAATCTGTCATTTACAATCAGTAACAAGAATCAATTGTTGGAAATGAAAAGTTGGGTGCTTACCAGATCCCAGCTTCCTCAAACTTTGACTTCCATTTTGACTCGTAAACTTCCTGGAATATGTCCTTGAATCTTCAGAAAAGATCATAAAAGTAAGAAGACAAACCTCAAAATAGAAGGGGTCGAGAAGATAGGCAAATAGAGGTAACCAGGTAAAGGAACAATCCAATTTAAATGGTGAGTATGCAGAGAAATACAGAATAAGATCAACGCTAGCCATACCTTCCGTCGTATTTCTTAAGGATGGTATTTTTTGTGCTAAGATAGAGTGGCCATTTCTTTTGGTATGCCATGTTCATAGAAGCTTCAGCAAAAGAGCAAATAGACTGCAccgaaagaaaaaaacaacaaagatGCATAACTCCAGGAATTCTACTTTATCTCTTTTAAGCTATATTGCTCGGACTGTGCAGTGTGtgatcctccaaaagtagtgcatttttggaggatctgacACGGACAAGACAACATTTTTGGAGAGACAGAGCAACATAGGTTTTAGGTACACTCAGACCTCATCAGTGTTGTACATGGATAGAGCTACTCCACCAGCACCAGTGAAGTTGTACACCTCGAACTCGGTCTTTTCATCTGTCCCTTCTGGTACTGCAATCATGTTCAATACAATATCTCAGCAAccttttcaaaacaaaatcactaaaaaaaagTAGTAAACGAACCGGAATCAATATACTCATAGCCACACTAGAGTAGAGCAAAAATATCTTAGCAAAGTTTCGGAATCATACAGGTTCATGCAATTATACTGATACTGATGGGCAAAACTTTACCAAATACTAATTTGAGTTTTCCAGCTCCTTGAATCACTGTATCAGTAGCTCGGTATTGATCACCAAAAGCATGTCTGCCAATGCATATCGGTTTTGACCAACCTGATGTGAGTTATATCTATGTAAGTCAGAGAGAACCAAGTGAACAACTACCACAGCTAGGACTTCAGCAAATAAAACATACTTGGAACAAGTCGCGGGATATTTTTGCAGAGGATTGGTTCCCTGAACACCGTACCTGCGACAAAATAGCCAATAATAATGGATATCTTCAATTTCATACAAAGATATCACACACCAAAACTGGTAGAAAAGGAGACTCACCATTCAGAATGTTCCTAATTGTCCCATTTGGACTCTTCCACATATGCTTCAAGTTAAACTCTTTCATACGGGCCTCATCTGCAAATGCATTAACGTACAACTTTAATCTAGTTTCAACATCTTATATTATCTATTTGAGGGATTTACTTTAAGGAACTTATGATTTTCTCAAACTTTCTTCAATCAAATTGCAGCGTATAGTTCCTTGATGTAGGTTCGAAACACGTAAATTTTAAAGATTAACGAGTAGATGTCTGATATGACACTCAAATTTGATGGTTTAACCGTTGTACTCTGAATACCATCATTAATCCTGGACCAGCagattaataaaatcaaataaaccaCACGGAAAAATGTAAGCACCTGGAGTGATGGTTGCACACTTAATAGCTACATTATACCTGCAATTTTTCAGTTCAAACATAATAAGGCTGGATATATAAAGATCAAAGATTCAGTAATCGATGGAAAGATTACAGAAAGTCAATATATGAGCTTGGTCCTAAAACAATCGCTCTTTCATTAAGCAGAAACttagagataaaaaaaagtgGATACATACTTCAAAGTAGCCTCAGCGCTTTCAATTGTAACCTTATCATCTGTGGCATCACGATGAGGAAGGCCAAGATCGAAGTATTTTATATCCAACTCCAGAAAAGGCAAGATGAGCTAAAgcttaaaagaaaattcaaatgtcAGCAACTGTGAAATGAACACCAGAGTATAGAGACAGAATATTCTACTGACATATACATAAGACAAAAACAATTTGTTACCTTATCCTTAATTAATTTCCAAATGACACGGGTCATTTCATCTCCTGCAATACATAGCCAGGTaaagaaacataagaaaatgaaaataaacatTTCTTGGCAGTTAAGAAGAACCAACAAGTAATGCAGTGGACCAAACTAGTTTATCATATATAGAATGACATAATGTGAATTTTTATCATACTTTGAAGGCTGATTATCATTTCACCCTGCTCCTTTATTACGGATATAACTACAATTTCTGGAAATGAACTTACTAGTGAACTAGCTGTTACATATGGTATCAGAGGTGCTTCCGCGTCTAACCTTAAAGAATAGTGAGGAAAACTTAAGCATGAATGTTGAGCCCCTAAAGGGAGGTGTATGTAACACCTTAGGAAAATTTCACATTGACAAAACATGGAGAGATGTTAGTATATAAAGAAACAGGTCCTAGACCCTCGTGATCTGAACTCGGTGTTATCAAAAGTGTAAAAAAGCTCTAAGGTCCATTGGGGCTTTAAGTGCAAAGCGCATATAAAGCACAAGCTTTAATAAAAAGAGGcacaaatagagaaaaaatacaaagatatatgtttagtccaagaCTATACATGGACAaagaatttgaaacttttttttttttttttgaaattatagcCCAGTGGTGAATGAAGTGTGTTTAAAACCATAAGGTCTCAGATTCAATTTCCAGCGGAGGCAAGAACACTAGGTGATCTTCCCATATGCCCATACCCCAGTGGGTAGAATTACCCGATACCTATGCTAGTGGGAGGTGCGCACAAGTTGGCCAAGACTTCACTGTTCTAAACacagtaaatatttttataaaatcacaGCCTCCAGATATTAGTGGACTGGTAcataaaaatgcaaaaagaacaaaaataaactcCACAAATATTCTTTCGTAATGGTTAAGAAGAGACCTTTTTCAGCCAGAATCAAGGAACAAcacaaatatcaattttttaaataaaatcagTACATAAATTAGGATATAACAGTCTACTGAAACTGAAGCAGCTATATATGCACATCAATTTCAAGCAAGTTTTAAAAAGCAACATACAAAAAGAAACACGTATTGTTATGAAATTACAGCCAATAGTCAATGAAATGAGCTGAGAACCACGAGATCTCAGCTTCATTTTTAGAGGAGACATAAACACTAGGTAACTTCTTCATTGTAAGCCATGCACCAAGTGGAATTAGTCAAGGTGCGCCCAAGCTAGCCCAGGCACCTCggttacaaagaaaaaacaCATACTTTTATGAAACTACAGCCTCCAGATATTAGTGGACTGGTAGataaaaatgcaaaagaaataaaataaaatcccACAGATACTCTTTTACAGTGATTAAGAAGAGACCCTTTTCACCCATAATCAAGAATCAGCACAAAAATCAATTCTTTAACTAAAATCATTACATAATTAAGATATAACAA is a genomic window containing:
- the LOC107004420 gene encoding isocitrate dehydrogenase [NADP]-like is translated as MAFQKIKVANPIVEMDGDEMTRVIWKLIKDKLILPFLELDIKYFDLGLPHRDATDDKVTIESAEATLKYNVAIKCATITPDEARMKEFNLKHMWKSPNGTIRNILNGTVFREPILCKNIPRLVPSWSKPICIGRHAFGDQYRATDTVIQGAGKLKLVFVPEGTDEKTEFEVYNFTGAGGVALSMYNTDESICSFAEASMNMAYQKKWPLYLSTKNTILKKYDGRFKDIFQEVYESKWKSKFEEAGIWYEHRLIDDMVAYALKSDGGYVWACKNYDGDVQSDFLAQGFGSLGLMTSILICPDGKTVEAEAAHGTVTRHYRVHQKGGETSTNSIASIFAWTRGLAHRAKLDNNTELLDFTKKLEAACIGAVENGKMTKDLALIIHGSKVTRRQYVNTEEFIDAVADELKARLLKAKI